A region from the Salifodinibacter halophilus genome encodes:
- a CDS encoding GFA family protein, with protein MAHAETIDLAGSCACGGVTFQIEASEIRPVLECHCHTCRKTSGHVWAAFAVHRHDLTFTCDNTLRWFDSSTIARRGFCSNCGSSLFYEKFDHNQISVAAGVLNAPTGLICAGAICADEAGDYYAPDPRLTTVADATLRAEWALA; from the coding sequence ATGGCTCACGCCGAAACAATCGACCTGGCGGGCTCTTGTGCGTGTGGTGGCGTCACATTTCAGATTGAAGCGAGTGAAATTCGGCCCGTGCTCGAGTGCCACTGTCACACGTGTCGCAAGACTTCCGGACACGTCTGGGCCGCATTCGCGGTGCATCGCCACGATTTAACCTTCACCTGCGACAATACGCTGCGCTGGTTCGACTCATCAACAATCGCCCGGCGCGGGTTCTGCAGCAACTGCGGCAGTAGCTTGTTCTATGAGAAATTCGACCACAATCAGATCTCGGTCGCGGCCGGCGTACTCAATGCACCAACCGGACTGATTTGCGCCGGCGCGATCTGCGCCGACGAAGCAGGCGATTACTACGCGCCCGACCCGAGATTAACCACGGTCGCTGATGCCACCCTGCGTGCCGAATGGGCGCTCGCATGA
- the purL gene encoding phosphoribosylformylglycinamidine synthase: MIAHTQILSGSSINVNADVQRRLEAVGLDARLTAAHELFVVGLQYEPTLDQWAHLRTLLDAAPLTGQTPQAIAIPRFGTVSPWSSKAQDIVARCGIDAVERVERATAYTFDSAPPLEALTATGLLHDPMTETLVADLAQLPALFAEYAAGALRRVALAANGIDALAAANRDWGLALSDDEVAFLAERYQTLGRDPTDVELMMFGQINSEHCRHKIFNAAFDVDGERAPDSLFEMIRTSHRAAPNGVLSAYSDNSAVLAGPEATRLLVDDHQRYRPVNEPVHLAIKVETHNHPTAIAPGPGAATGAGGEIRDEAATGRGGFSKAGVTGFAVADLRLPGDVQPWEADARRPSHLQSALAIMRDGPIGAARYNNEFGRPNLAGFFRTLNHDEPATGLRAYHKPIMIAGGMGNMRPAHVAKQPVEVDARLVVLGGPAMRIGLGGGATSSLGSAADRAELDFASVQRANPEIQRRTQQVIDACVACADNGRHNPIVSIHDVGAGGLSNALPELVHADDRGGHFQLRDVQAADTSLSPAEIWCNEAQERFVLAITADDLDRFRNIAERERCPFSVVGQAIAEPQLRLVDTDTQAADDQHPVDLPMDALFDHTPRLTREAIHNEQRPAAFAVNHIALDEAANRVLRIPSVASKAFLITIGDRSIGGRTARDQMVGPWQVPVADVAVTTTTHDADTGEAMAIGERPGVALVNSAAAARLAVGEAITNIAAASIDTLSDVRLSANWMAAAGDPAEDAALYDAVRAVGQELAPALGISIPVGKDSLSMQAAWRDEGTTVSARAPVSLVITGFAPVRDAAATHTPQLAPPSQADTELLLFDLGAGADRLGGSALAQAFDSIGETAPDLDDPARLIGFVDLVRRLTHEGYLLAYHDRSDGGLFACVAEMLFAGRVGVDLALSEHGNHADNLAELFSEELGAVVQVERGVIDTVQREADALGVPTKRLGAVTDTGELRIQRDGKPVYAARRADLQQTWAATSYAMQHLRDDAGSADAEFDAIRDERDPGLPYELSFQPDAAIDWPRPATTRPSVAILREQGVNGHAEMAAAFTRAGFDAYDLHMSDLKAGSSLAAYQGLAACGGFSYGDVLGAGRGWAYSILFDERLRRVFADFFARPETFTLGVCNGCQMLAELADIIPGAGGWPRFTHNASRQFEGRTSAVEIAESNSVLLAGMAGTRVPIAVAHGEGRVEFPDGTSPATLAADYRVGLRFVDHYGSPTTTYPANPNGSPDGITGVTSRDGRVLLTMPHPERVTRMTNLSWAPRSSDDVSPWARLFTNARRFVD, from the coding sequence ATGATCGCGCATACCCAAATACTGTCCGGCAGTTCGATCAACGTAAACGCGGATGTTCAACGCCGGCTCGAGGCCGTCGGCCTTGATGCCCGTTTAACGGCGGCCCACGAGTTATTCGTCGTTGGTTTGCAGTATGAGCCGACTCTGGACCAATGGGCGCACTTGCGCACGCTTCTCGACGCTGCGCCGTTGACCGGACAAACGCCACAGGCGATCGCGATACCGCGTTTCGGCACCGTATCGCCATGGTCCAGCAAAGCCCAGGATATCGTGGCGCGCTGTGGCATCGACGCCGTCGAGCGCGTCGAGCGAGCCACCGCGTATACATTCGATAGCGCACCACCGCTCGAGGCGCTGACAGCAACCGGTTTGCTGCACGATCCGATGACCGAGACGCTGGTTGCCGATTTGGCCCAGCTGCCGGCACTATTCGCCGAGTACGCCGCGGGCGCGCTCCGGCGCGTCGCATTAGCTGCCAACGGCATCGACGCGCTCGCCGCGGCCAATCGCGACTGGGGGCTGGCGCTGTCCGACGATGAAGTCGCATTTCTGGCCGAACGCTACCAGACGTTGGGTCGCGACCCGACCGACGTCGAACTGATGATGTTCGGCCAGATTAACTCTGAACACTGTCGCCACAAGATATTCAACGCCGCATTCGACGTCGACGGTGAGCGCGCGCCGGATTCGCTGTTCGAGATGATTCGAACAAGCCATCGCGCGGCGCCCAACGGCGTACTCTCGGCCTACAGCGATAATTCGGCCGTGCTCGCGGGCCCTGAAGCGACGCGCCTGCTGGTCGACGATCACCAGCGTTACCGCCCGGTCAACGAGCCGGTTCATCTAGCGATCAAGGTCGAGACCCATAACCACCCGACCGCGATCGCCCCTGGGCCCGGCGCCGCGACCGGAGCCGGCGGCGAAATCCGCGACGAAGCCGCAACCGGGCGCGGTGGATTTTCCAAGGCCGGCGTCACCGGTTTCGCGGTAGCCGATCTGCGACTGCCCGGCGATGTTCAACCCTGGGAAGCCGATGCCCGGCGCCCGAGTCATCTCCAGAGCGCACTTGCCATCATGCGCGATGGGCCCATCGGTGCCGCGCGCTACAACAACGAGTTCGGCCGTCCCAATCTCGCCGGCTTTTTCCGCACGCTGAACCACGACGAGCCGGCCACCGGCCTGCGCGCCTATCACAAACCGATCATGATCGCCGGCGGCATGGGGAACATGCGTCCAGCCCACGTCGCTAAACAGCCGGTCGAGGTCGACGCGCGGCTGGTTGTGCTCGGTGGCCCGGCAATGCGGATTGGTCTCGGCGGCGGGGCGACGTCCTCGCTGGGTAGCGCCGCCGACCGCGCAGAACTGGACTTTGCCTCGGTGCAACGCGCCAATCCCGAGATCCAGCGCCGTACTCAGCAGGTGATCGACGCCTGCGTCGCTTGCGCCGACAACGGCCGGCATAATCCGATCGTATCGATACACGACGTCGGCGCCGGCGGCCTATCCAACGCGTTGCCGGAGCTGGTCCACGCCGATGACCGTGGCGGTCATTTTCAGTTACGCGACGTGCAAGCGGCGGACACCAGCCTGTCGCCAGCCGAAATCTGGTGCAATGAAGCCCAGGAGCGCTTTGTTCTCGCCATCACGGCCGACGATCTCGACCGGTTCCGCAACATCGCCGAGCGCGAACGCTGCCCGTTCAGTGTGGTTGGCCAGGCGATTGCCGAACCACAGCTGCGTCTTGTCGACACCGATACACAGGCAGCCGACGACCAGCATCCGGTTGACCTGCCCATGGACGCGCTGTTCGACCACACGCCCCGCCTGACGCGCGAGGCCATACATAACGAACAGCGCCCGGCGGCATTCGCGGTCAACCATATCGCGCTCGACGAAGCGGCCAACCGCGTGCTGCGGATACCGAGCGTTGCCAGCAAGGCATTTCTGATTACGATTGGCGATCGCAGCATCGGTGGACGTACCGCGCGTGACCAGATGGTCGGGCCGTGGCAAGTACCGGTCGCCGACGTCGCTGTCACGACCACCACACACGACGCCGACACGGGCGAGGCCATGGCGATAGGCGAACGCCCGGGTGTTGCGCTGGTCAACTCGGCCGCCGCCGCCCGGCTGGCAGTCGGCGAAGCCATTACCAATATCGCCGCGGCGTCGATCGATACGCTCTCCGATGTGCGGCTGTCCGCGAACTGGATGGCCGCGGCCGGCGACCCCGCCGAGGATGCTGCGCTCTACGATGCTGTACGCGCCGTCGGTCAGGAACTAGCCCCAGCACTCGGCATCTCCATTCCGGTCGGCAAGGATTCGCTGTCGATGCAGGCGGCATGGCGCGATGAAGGCACGACGGTTAGCGCCCGTGCCCCGGTCTCGCTCGTGATAACGGGCTTCGCACCCGTACGCGATGCGGCCGCGACACACACGCCACAGTTGGCACCGCCGTCGCAAGCCGACACCGAATTGCTTTTATTCGACCTCGGTGCTGGCGCCGATCGCCTGGGCGGCTCGGCACTGGCGCAGGCGTTTGATTCAATCGGTGAGACCGCGCCTGATCTCGATGATCCGGCGCGTCTGATCGGTTTTGTCGACCTGGTTCGACGGCTGACCCACGAGGGGTATCTGCTGGCCTACCATGATCGGAGCGACGGCGGATTGTTTGCTTGCGTTGCCGAGATGCTATTCGCAGGCCGGGTTGGCGTCGATCTGGCGCTGAGCGAGCACGGCAACCATGCCGATAACCTTGCCGAGTTGTTCAGCGAAGAACTCGGCGCCGTGGTTCAAGTTGAACGCGGCGTGATAGATACCGTGCAACGTGAGGCCGATGCCCTCGGCGTGCCCACCAAGCGACTCGGCGCTGTCACCGACACGGGTGAACTGCGCATCCAGCGCGACGGCAAGCCAGTTTATGCCGCGCGTCGCGCCGATCTGCAGCAAACCTGGGCGGCGACAAGCTACGCCATGCAGCATCTGCGCGACGATGCGGGTTCGGCCGATGCCGAATTCGATGCCATCCGCGACGAGCGTGATCCAGGCCTACCTTATGAGCTGTCGTTTCAACCGGATGCGGCTATCGATTGGCCGCGGCCAGCGACGACGCGTCCGTCGGTCGCGATCCTGCGTGAACAAGGCGTCAATGGCCATGCCGAAATGGCCGCGGCGTTTACGCGCGCCGGTTTCGATGCCTACGACCTCCATATGTCGGACCTTAAAGCCGGCAGCTCGCTCGCCGCCTATCAGGGGCTGGCTGCTTGCGGTGGTTTTTCCTATGGTGACGTGCTGGGCGCCGGTCGCGGCTGGGCGTATTCCATTTTGTTCGACGAACGCTTGCGGCGCGTGTTTGCCGATTTTTTCGCGCGGCCGGAAACGTTCACGCTCGGTGTGTGCAACGGCTGCCAGATGCTCGCCGAACTGGCCGACATCATCCCCGGCGCCGGCGGCTGGCCGCGCTTTACGCATAACGCCTCGCGCCAGTTTGAAGGCCGCACCAGCGCGGTCGAGATCGCGGAATCAAACTCGGTGCTACTGGCGGGTATGGCGGGCACACGCGTGCCCATCGCAGTCGCCCACGGCGAGGGCCGAGTCGAATTTCCTGACGGCACATCGCCGGCGACATTGGCCGCCGATTACCGTGTCGGGCTCCGGTTTGTCGATCATTACGGCAGTCCGACCACGACTTACCCAGCCAACCCCAACGGTTCGCCCGACGGCATCACCGGTGTGACCAGCCGCGACGGCCGAGTGTTGTTGACCATGCCGCACCCTGAGCGCGTCACCCGTATGACGAATTTGTCCTGGGCACCGCGCAGCAGCGACGATGTCAGTCCATGGGCGCGACTTTTCACTAATGCGCGGCGGTTCGTCGACTAA
- a CDS encoding MBL fold metallo-hydrolase yields the protein MRFAVLGSGSSGNALVVENANTRVLIDAGFSARTLERRLAELERDFNAFDAIVITHEHSDHWQGVSRLSHRYQLPVWLTPGTHFATHDDPVFARELYSPHEPFSIGDLAFNPYPIPHDAREPAQLIISNGDSRLGILTDAGHATPHIRSMIDGCHGLIVEANHDADLLASGPYPATLKKRVASGHGHLGNHQARELVAALNTDALQHVVAAHISQSNNHTNLAREALADALNCTPDWVQVADQRAGLGWRSLGQ from the coding sequence CTGCGTTTTGCCGTTCTGGGGAGCGGCAGCTCCGGTAACGCGCTGGTCGTGGAAAACGCAAACACACGGGTGCTCATCGACGCTGGTTTCAGCGCGCGCACACTGGAACGACGGCTCGCTGAGCTGGAACGCGATTTCAACGCTTTCGACGCAATCGTCATCACGCACGAACACAGCGATCACTGGCAGGGCGTATCGCGTTTGTCGCACCGCTACCAACTCCCGGTCTGGCTGACGCCCGGCACCCACTTCGCCACGCACGATGACCCAGTTTTTGCACGCGAGCTGTATTCGCCGCATGAGCCATTTTCGATCGGTGATTTGGCCTTCAACCCGTATCCAATCCCCCACGACGCGCGTGAGCCGGCCCAGTTGATAATCAGCAACGGCGACAGCCGACTCGGCATATTAACCGACGCTGGCCACGCCACCCCGCATATTCGCAGCATGATCGACGGCTGCCACGGCCTGATCGTAGAGGCCAATCACGACGCCGATCTGCTCGCCAGTGGCCCTTATCCAGCCACGCTCAAAAAACGTGTTGCCAGCGGCCATGGCCACCTCGGCAATCATCAGGCGCGCGAGCTTGTTGCGGCATTGAACACGGATGCGCTGCAACACGTTGTCGCCGCGCATATCAGCCAATCTAACAACCACACCAATCTAGCCCGCGAGGCACTGGCCGACGCGCTGAATTGCACACCGGACTGGGTCCAGGTTGCTGATCAGCGGGCCGGGCTTGGCTGGCGGAGTCTTGGCCAATGA
- a CDS encoding DUF1820 family protein yields MVANSTAQQTLYHVAFVNNNQVYEVYARSVVQSNLMGFIEIEDLVFGERSAVVVDPSEEKLASEFADVERCHVPMHSIIRIDEVTKRGNARITPADGNSKITDFPSPYRGSGPPGNGRDK; encoded by the coding sequence ATGGTTGCGAATTCGACCGCCCAACAAACGCTGTACCACGTTGCCTTTGTTAACAATAACCAAGTCTACGAGGTCTACGCGCGGTCGGTCGTCCAGAGCAATCTCATGGGGTTTATCGAAATCGAGGACCTGGTCTTCGGCGAGCGAAGCGCGGTTGTCGTGGATCCGAGTGAGGAAAAACTCGCCAGCGAATTCGCCGATGTCGAGCGCTGTCACGTGCCAATGCATTCGATCATTCGCATCGATGAAGTAACAAAGCGCGGCAACGCTCGCATTACACCGGCCGACGGTAATAGCAAGATCACCGATTTCCCATCGCCGTACAGGGGCTCGGGCCCACCGGGCAACGGCCGTGACAAGTGA
- a CDS encoding transglycosylase SLT domain-containing protein, giving the protein MTFGALRLGMLAIVVGMCLVTTTCRRPPDALGRVDANHVLRVAAVRSSLPPDAAAEGITPVARVLISRFANDLDARVRVQIEPSQRAVRASVEAGTADLGLVRQRPGASIAGMHRTQAVGASRLVAVVGRGDDHPDELSDLSGRLVLSGESGLGDWLRKRHPRLEFRVEPDKTTSQIVTAVAHGTDEATLITRTRFRRYRRYFPQLHQAFRFSGARYKNYWLFNGHMGGDSAALYHKAVAFIARHEKSGQYKRLKARYEARGADLDYVGIRAFAEYFGSRLPEWQSDFEKAARHYGIDWRLLAAISYQESRWRQHAVSSTGVRGLMMLTSSTAKAVGVKDRRDPQQSIDGGAIYYKKMAHRLPVSIAPPDRKWFALAAYNVGFGHVMDARRLLKRRGQDPDLWVNLKQALLMLTKERYARHARNGQAKGKQAVAYVAHVRAYYDMLRWETRHSGGSSSQPWGEMAIASAQDNSASGATDPVAPIRSPMF; this is encoded by the coding sequence GTGACATTTGGTGCCTTACGCCTTGGCATGCTGGCGATCGTCGTCGGTATGTGCTTGGTGACGACGACGTGTCGTCGTCCGCCGGACGCGCTCGGGCGCGTCGATGCCAATCATGTTCTGCGCGTGGCTGCCGTCCGCAGCAGTCTACCGCCGGATGCGGCAGCCGAAGGTATAACGCCGGTGGCGCGCGTGCTCATCAGCCGTTTTGCTAACGATCTTGACGCGCGTGTACGCGTCCAGATCGAGCCGAGTCAGCGCGCGGTGCGCGCGTCGGTGGAAGCCGGCACCGCTGATCTCGGGTTGGTACGCCAGCGGCCAGGTGCATCCATAGCCGGTATGCACCGGACCCAGGCAGTAGGCGCCAGTCGTCTCGTAGCGGTCGTCGGGCGGGGCGATGACCATCCGGACGAATTGTCCGATCTATCCGGTCGACTGGTGTTGTCCGGTGAGTCCGGGCTCGGTGATTGGCTCAGGAAGCGCCATCCGAGACTCGAATTTCGCGTTGAGCCGGACAAAACGACCAGCCAGATCGTCACGGCTGTGGCCCATGGCACGGATGAGGCGACTTTGATAACGCGCACTCGATTTCGGCGCTACCGACGCTATTTCCCGCAGTTGCATCAGGCGTTTCGGTTTTCGGGCGCGCGATACAAAAATTACTGGTTATTCAACGGACATATGGGAGGCGATAGCGCAGCCCTGTATCACAAGGCGGTGGCGTTTATTGCGCGCCATGAAAAATCGGGCCAATACAAGCGACTTAAGGCACGGTACGAGGCGCGTGGTGCCGATCTGGATTATGTGGGCATCCGCGCGTTTGCCGAATATTTCGGGAGCCGATTGCCGGAGTGGCAGTCGGATTTCGAGAAAGCCGCAAGACATTACGGCATCGACTGGCGGCTACTGGCGGCGATCAGTTATCAAGAGTCGCGTTGGCGTCAGCACGCCGTCAGCTCAACGGGTGTTCGCGGACTCATGATGCTAACCAGCTCCACGGCAAAAGCAGTGGGGGTCAAAGATCGGCGCGATCCCCAGCAGAGTATCGATGGGGGCGCCATCTACTATAAAAAAATGGCACACCGGTTGCCGGTCTCGATCGCACCACCGGATCGCAAATGGTTCGCGCTCGCGGCCTACAATGTCGGGTTCGGGCATGTCATGGACGCGCGACGTTTATTGAAACGCCGCGGGCAGGACCCCGATTTATGGGTGAATCTGAAGCAGGCGTTGTTGATGCTGACCAAGGAGCGTTACGCGCGCCACGCCCGCAACGGACAGGCAAAAGGCAAACAAGCGGTTGCCTACGTGGCGCATGTGCGCGCGTATTACGACATGCTGCGCTGGGAAACCCGCCATTCAGGGGGTTCTTCGTCGCAGCCATGGGGCGAAATGGCAATCGCGTCCGCGCAAGACAATAGCGCGTCGGGCGCAACCGACCCCGTCGCGCCGATTCGTTCGCCGATGTTCTAG
- a CDS encoding adenine phosphoribosyltransferase (Catalyzes a salvage reaction resulting in the formation of AMP, that is energically less costly than de novo synthesis): protein MTDSATHEIEIAGLQRSLPLFEVAPGVRIAVLNILGDTELTEAAAGGLAVRLAALTYDVLVTAEAKSIPLVHALSIATGKPYVVLRKNYKTYMGDAVSAETESITSGSTQTLFLDAKDRALVENARVVLVDDVISSGSTCAGMTEILAKVDADIVTQAAILTEGEADAGDVIALGHIPVLTDSQAPAASSVG, encoded by the coding sequence ATGACCGACAGCGCAACGCACGAAATCGAGATCGCCGGGTTACAGCGCTCGTTGCCTTTATTCGAGGTGGCGCCCGGTGTCCGAATCGCCGTGTTGAACATACTAGGCGACACCGAGCTGACCGAGGCCGCGGCTGGCGGACTCGCGGTGCGGTTGGCCGCCCTCACCTACGATGTGCTGGTTACCGCTGAAGCCAAATCCATTCCGTTGGTGCACGCGCTGTCGATCGCGACGGGCAAGCCTTACGTCGTACTTCGCAAGAACTACAAAACCTATATGGGCGATGCAGTGAGCGCCGAGACGGAGTCGATTACGTCAGGCTCAACGCAGACATTGTTTCTGGATGCCAAGGACCGCGCGCTCGTCGAGAACGCACGTGTGGTCTTGGTCGATGACGTCATCAGCTCTGGTTCGACTTGTGCGGGCATGACCGAGATACTGGCCAAAGTCGACGCCGACATCGTGACGCAGGCGGCGATCTTGACCGAAGGCGAAGCCGATGCAGGCGACGTGATCGCGCTTGGCCATATACCCGTTCTCACCGATTCGCAAGCGCCGGCCGCGTCGTCAGTCGGCTAA
- the moaB gene encoding molybdenum cofactor biosynthesis protein B, translated as MPESFVALNIAVLTVSNTRSEADDKSGALLTTRLKDAGHLLHEKAICADDLYEIRARVARWIANERPDVVITTGGTGLTGDDVTPEAITPLLDRTIDGFGEMFRVLSHADIGSSTLQSRSLAGVAKATFVFCLPGSSGACADGWDKLIAEQIDARTAPCNLHELLPRLPGSRFAQ; from the coding sequence ATGCCCGAGTCGTTTGTTGCCCTGAATATCGCGGTTCTAACTGTTTCGAACACCCGCAGCGAGGCCGACGACAAGTCAGGCGCGCTGCTGACGACACGGCTGAAAGATGCCGGCCACCTGCTACACGAAAAAGCCATCTGCGCCGACGATCTCTACGAAATCCGCGCGCGGGTGGCGCGCTGGATCGCCAACGAGCGCCCGGATGTCGTTATCACCACCGGCGGCACCGGCCTGACAGGCGACGATGTCACGCCGGAAGCCATTACACCATTGCTCGACCGGACCATTGACGGTTTCGGCGAAATGTTCCGGGTGTTGTCGCACGCCGATATTGGCTCGTCGACGCTACAATCGCGATCGCTCGCCGGCGTAGCCAAAGCCACTTTCGTCTTCTGCCTGCCCGGTTCCTCGGGCGCCTGCGCCGACGGCTGGGATAAATTGATCGCCGAGCAGATCGACGCCCGCACCGCCCCTTGCAACCTGCACGAGCTGCTGCCGCGACTGCCAGGGTCGCGGTTTGCTCAGTAG
- a CDS encoding ATP-binding cassette domain-containing protein — protein MIGFRNVVLRRGPRQLISGLDWRVQPGERIGIVGANGTGKTSLFQLLLGEIQPDAGDIDLSPGLEIATVRQHEPAGTRAAIDYVIDGDTELRDVEARLAAAEAEGAGSRMAELHGRLAEIDGYTARARAARLLHGLGFAPSVHDRALDEFSGGWRMRLNLAAALMRRCDVLLLDEPTNHLDMDAVFWLQDYLATHPAALLIISHDRDFLDHVIDTTLHIEHGRVTCYSGNYTTFEHMRAEAKAQQQAAFENQQKKLAQLQHFVDRFRAKATKASQAQSKLKQMERMEKVEAAHVDSPFQFAFREPSRLPETLVNLDHAAVGYDAQPLVSGIKLRLVPGDRLAILGRNGAGKSTVMKLLAGELTGMSGEIQPNRYLNVGYFAQHQLERLDMNASALEHLRRAAPEARAQDLRDFLGGFDFRGDKALEPIAPFSGGEKARLALALVVHARPNLLLLDEPTNHLDLDMRHALETALAGFTGAVVMIAHDRHLIDATCDQLWRVDDGRLEPFEGDLDDYHRWLTRQRSATEQSADPGDQPATKNQSAAVSGGQRRQRVKSLQKEVRQAETEINRISGEIEAVDAELAKPSVYESATESARLGQQQKQLRKQLEAAESHWMENAEALEALQADTSTA, from the coding sequence ATGATCGGATTTCGAAACGTTGTTCTACGCCGTGGCCCACGCCAACTGATCTCAGGATTGGATTGGCGTGTGCAGCCGGGCGAACGCATCGGCATTGTTGGCGCCAACGGCACTGGCAAAACTAGCCTGTTCCAGCTGCTGCTCGGTGAGATCCAGCCTGATGCCGGCGATATCGACCTCTCGCCGGGGCTGGAGATCGCGACGGTGCGCCAGCATGAGCCGGCCGGTACGCGCGCCGCGATCGATTATGTCATCGACGGCGACACCGAACTTAGAGATGTCGAAGCGCGACTGGCGGCCGCCGAAGCCGAAGGCGCAGGTAGCCGTATGGCGGAACTCCATGGCCGACTCGCCGAGATCGACGGCTATACCGCCCGCGCCCGCGCGGCTCGCCTGCTGCACGGGCTGGGGTTTGCTCCGTCCGTGCATGACCGAGCGCTGGACGAGTTCTCCGGTGGTTGGCGCATGCGTTTGAACTTGGCGGCCGCATTGATGCGGCGCTGTGACGTTCTCCTGCTCGATGAGCCGACCAACCATCTCGACATGGACGCTGTGTTCTGGTTGCAGGATTATCTGGCTACGCACCCCGCCGCGCTGTTGATTATTTCCCACGATCGCGATTTTTTGGACCATGTGATCGACACCACGCTGCATATCGAGCATGGCCGCGTCACGTGTTACAGCGGTAATTACACGACGTTCGAACACATGCGCGCCGAAGCCAAGGCGCAGCAGCAGGCGGCATTCGAGAACCAGCAGAAAAAACTAGCCCAGCTCCAGCATTTCGTCGATCGCTTCCGCGCCAAGGCGACCAAGGCCAGCCAAGCGCAGAGCAAGCTCAAACAGATGGAGCGGATGGAAAAGGTCGAGGCCGCACATGTCGACTCGCCGTTTCAGTTCGCCTTCCGCGAACCGAGCCGGCTGCCCGAAACGCTGGTCAACCTCGACCATGCGGCTGTTGGCTACGATGCTCAACCGCTGGTCAGCGGCATCAAACTGCGGTTGGTGCCCGGTGATCGGCTGGCGATTCTCGGTCGTAACGGCGCTGGCAAATCCACGGTGATGAAACTACTGGCCGGAGAGCTGACGGGGATGAGTGGCGAAATCCAGCCAAACCGTTATCTAAACGTCGGCTATTTCGCCCAACATCAATTGGAGCGCCTCGATATGAACGCCAGCGCGCTCGAGCACTTGCGGCGTGCGGCCCCCGAAGCGCGCGCACAAGATCTGCGCGATTTTCTCGGCGGCTTCGACTTTCGCGGCGACAAGGCACTGGAGCCGATTGCGCCATTTTCCGGCGGTGAGAAAGCGCGCTTGGCACTGGCATTGGTCGTCCATGCCCGGCCCAATCTATTGCTCTTGGACGAGCCGACCAATCACCTCGATTTGGATATGCGCCACGCGCTTGAAACCGCACTCGCCGGTTTTACGGGCGCAGTGGTCATGATCGCGCACGATCGACACTTGATTGATGCCACTTGCGATCAACTTTGGCGCGTTGACGACGGTCGGCTCGAGCCGTTTGAGGGCGACCTGGATGATTACCACCGCTGGTTAACACGCCAGCGATCGGCGACAGAGCAAAGCGCCGACCCAGGCGACCAGCCTGCAACCAAAAACCAGTCAGCGGCGGTCAGCGGCGGTCAGCGCCGCCAGCGTGTGAAGTCGCTGCAAAAAGAAGTGCGTCAGGCCGAAACCGAGATAAACCGGATCAGCGGCGAGATCGAAGCGGTCGACGCGGAGCTGGCCAAGCCCAGCGTGTACGAAAGCGCGACCGAATCGGCTCGGCTTGGCCAACAACAAAAGCAGCTGCGTAAACAGCTTGAAGCCGCCGAATCGCACTGGATGGAAAACGCTGAAGCCCTGGAAGCGCTGCAAGCCGACACGAGTACCGCCTAA